The genome window CCGCAGGATTATGAAGTAAAATTCGTATTTGATTCGGAAGCGACGAAAAGAGCTTTCTTGAATGTCGGCAAATTGGATTCGGAAACGTTTGTCATTGATTCCAACGGTTCCCTGTTGCTGCGTGCTCCGTCCGGCGCCGTAAGAGGCTTGATGGGCGTGCAGATTGAAGGCGGCAATGCCGCTACCAAACAGGTATTCCGTGCCTTGTCTTCGCATCGCTTGGCGCCGCGCTTTGAAGCGGAAATCGCCAAAGGCGAAGATGCCGTGATGGATCTGCTGACGGAAGTGCGCGTACCGCTGCGCACCATTCTGCCCGGCAGCCTGTTGGAAGCAAACCCTGAATTAAAGCAGTTCTTAGTAGCAAAAGATTTAGAATCGGCCCAAGCGGCTTTTAGAAACACCGGCAAAGTGATGGAATCTGCCAACGCGGTTTCTGCGGTCTTGAAGGATTTGGCTGCCAAAAACCCGGCTACGGATCAGATTGAATTCCACCTTTTTACCGATAAAGCCGGTGATTGGGCGTTGAAATTGACGGCTTTCTCGGAAGGGCTGAGCTCTTTCGGTCAAGCCATCTCGGCTGCGACGAAGGTGTTTGGTAACATTTCTTCGTTCCTGACGAACTTGCCTTCTTCCGCCGGTCAGTTCGGGCCTGCTTTGGCTCCGTTCATCAGCGGCTTGCAGAGCAAATTTGGTTTGAAACACACCGCCTATATGGGGCAGGCTTTGTCGGCCGTCGGGTTGGGCATCTCGGCTGGCAGCTTGGCCATGGGCGCTATGGGCATGTTGCCTGCTATGGCCGCGTTCATCGGTATGGTAGGCGGTATTTTGGTCAACGGTATTGCCGGCAACGGTATTATCAAACAGACCAACAGCCCGATTGCTAAAGCCATTGCCAACGATCCGGTCAGCGCTTCTTCTACGGTGGCGGATTTGAACTCGTGGGCTTCCGCGGGCGGTATTTACTGCTACTTATTCCTGCCGATCGTAGGCGCGGTAACCACGGCGTTGTTTGGTACCGGCGTGGGTCTGGGCACCTTGGCTGCTATGTTTGGTGTAGCGGCGGTGGCGCCGGTGGTGTCTTCGCTCTTGATGAAAGCTTCGAAGATTACCAATATCAGAGAAACCCTCAAAGAAAAGAATAAAGACGGCTCCACGAAAACCTTCCTGCAAGGGGTGGGTGCCAACTTGAAGTATGCCTTTACGGGTACGCAAAAGCAGGAATTGGAACAGTTAATTAACAAAAAAGCCGCCAAAAAAGGCGTCGCGCCGGAAACGATTAAACCGACGGCGTGGATGAAAGCTAAATCTTATTTGAACCAGTACCTGGTGCAGATGGCCGGCCGCGTAGGTTTGTATCACTTCGGCGGTATGGTGTTCAACTCCGGCCCGGGCACGGTGCTGAAAGAAGTATTCGCCAAACCGGAACAAGCGATGTTGGCCTCTTTCTTGGCCGTGTACTTAACCGTATTCGCCGGCCGCAAATTGGGCGCCAAAGCCATGGGAAGAGGATTGATTACCGATAAGGCGTTGATCGGGCTCTCCAGCTTGATTGCCGTGGGTGCAGGTGCGCTGTCTATCATCCCCGGATTGGATATCTACACGCGCAGCGGTTTGTGGGCTTTGGCCGGTTTGGGTTTTGCCAACTTGGCCAACCAGGAACAAGCCATGGCATTGAACCGCCCGGAAAACGCGGACAAGAAAGCCGCCGTATCCATGATCTACGTATTGGCCCGCTTGACCGGTATGGGAACGATTATCTACGGTATGCTGTCCGATAGCATTGCCGCCTTGCCGGGCATGACGGTTGCCCAGGGTGCCATCTACGGGTTGGCGCTGCCGGTTGCGGCGACGTTGCTGGCCACGCTGTGGAACAAGAGCCTGATTACCAAAGACTTGAAAGATCAGTTCAGAATTTGGATGACCAAGAAGCCGAAACTTTTAAGCTATCCGATTCTGCGCTCGGAAGTGGAATCTGCCCTCACCAAAAATCCGAACTTGGGTACCTCGCTGGTAATGGATGACGCGTCCCAAGAAGTGATTAAAAACTTGGGCGACGGCTTGATGAGCCGCTACCGGGTAGACTTGAGAACGCTGGAACAGACGATGATCTCCGTCAACGATAAAGCGGCGTTAGACTTGCACCGCTTGGATATGGCCCGCAAACTCTACAGCCGCCTGCCGGAAAACACCAGACTGGCTACGGGCAATCCGTTGACGTACGAACAGTTCCGCGCCGAAGTAGAACCCTTGTACAACAGCATTGTAAAGGCTCGTGCGACGGGTGCTTCGGAAGAAAGCGTCAACAAGCTGATCAATGATTCGTTAACGGGCATTATGGCCAAATATCCGGTCGGCCGTGCAGATGTCCGCGTGATTGAAACCCGCTTGATGGAAAAGACCCGCTTAGACCGCGTGCGCATTGCCACGATGAAATACATCTATGGCAAACAGCTGACCAAAGAAGCGGAAACCGAAATTGCCGCGCAGCTGAAAAAAGTACCGGCTGATACGGACAAGCAGGAAGTAATCGATCACGTGTTGGAAAAATACCAAGCCATGGCGAAAGCCAGAGGAGTAGATTTTATTCTCCCCTCCAATGCGGTATTATAAATCCAACAGGCAGTAACTTTAAACCCCGGTCTTAAGGCCGGGGTTTTTAGTTAAAAGACAGAAGAAAAAACGCGCTGAAAACGTCGTTTGAAAACGATTCAAAAAAAGGTGTAATTTTCTTCTGAAAAGCAACCGGAAATGTGTTATAATAAAGTGGTAAGGATGTTCGTATTACTAATCATATAATAGGAGACTTGAATGCTACGGAAGTTTATTGATTGGTTTAAACCGCTGCCCGATGCCGCGGAAAAAATTACCGATCCTCAAGAAATTACAAAGCAGTATAAGCGCTGGAGACTTCGCTTATTTATCAGTGCCTATATCGGTTACGCCATGTACTACGTAACCCGCCAAAACTTGAACCCGATTGCCCACGTATTTAAAGCGGAAACGGGTATTACCAACGACCAATTCGGTTTGATGGTATCCATTTCGCTGATTGCGTACGGCATTGGCAAATTCGTAAGCGGTATGTTGGCTGACAAAAGCAACATCCGCGTTTTTTTGGCTTTTGGTTTGATGGCCTCTTCCGTCATTAACCTGTTCTTTGGTTATTTGACTTCTTTCTTCCTGTTGGTTCTGTTCTGGACGTTAAACCAGGCCTTCCAGTCTATGGGATTTCCTCCGATTTCGCGTATTTTCGCGTATTGGTTCTCTCCTAAAGAAAGAGCGAGCAAATGGACTTTGTGGGCTTCCGCCCATACGGTGGGTATTTCCATTGCGGCTATTATCGCTGCGGCCATTCTGAAACTGATGGATGTAACGCCTCTTATTCACTGGCAGTATGTGTTTGTGCTGTCCGGTATTTTGGGGTTGATTACTTCTTTCTACATTCTGCGCAGCGTAACCGATACGCCGGCGAGCGTCGGCTTGCCGCCTGTGGAAGAATACACCGGCTGCCAGCAGTTGGTAACCAAAGAAGCCAACGAAGGCGAAAGCTATTGGACGCTCCTTCGCAAATATGTACTTACGAACAAATACATCTGGATTTTGTCCGTAGCGTTCCTGTGCGTGTATTTCGTACGTTATGTAACGTTGTCGTGGGCGGCTATCTTCTTGGATACCCGCGAACTTTCCAAAGCCAGCATTCCGCTGATCTTCACGCTGAACCCCTTGGTGGGTGCTTTGGGTGGTATTACGGCCGGTATCTTGACGTCTAAGGTATTCGGCGGCCGCTGCACGCCTTCCAACGTGATTTACTTTGTGTTGTTGGCTATTTCCGCTTACGGGTTCTACCTGTTTGCGGGCCCGGATCATCTGTTCCTGACGGGTTTCTTCATCGCCGCGCTCGGTTTCTTCGTGGACGGCCCGCAGAACCTGATCAACGTGCAGATTTCCTTGCTGACCACCAAAGAATCCGTGGCCGCAGCGTGCGGTTTCTGCGGATTGTTCGGCTACGTGGGCGGCTTCTTAGCCGGCAGCGGTGCTTCCTTCATTTTGGAACACTGGGGCTGGGCGGGTGTGTTTAACGCCTGCATCGTTTCCTGCGTCATCGGCGTGTTGTTGGTCATGACGGCTTGGAAAAAAGAAAACCGCGATATTAGCGCAGCCGCTAAATAACGCTAGAAAATCCTTTACAAAACCCCGCGCTAAACGCGGGGTTTTTTATGTGTAAAAAAGCAGATAGGACGGCGTTTTGCAGGAAAAAAGAATCTGCCGAAAATCGCCTGCCTCTTAGAAGTGCAAGAAAAAAGAACGACGAATCCGGCTAAACAAATCCTGCCGGGTTGGAACAACACAGGGGCG of Elusimicrobium sp. An273 contains these proteins:
- a CDS encoding MFS transporter, with protein sequence MNKLIALVLSISLIFGSITPSLAQSNKLMKGAQKALQQSGKEIAGAGAQLPKTLEQAAGVSAAQTVKKALSASAAVEGVSAAVTNSAAKPNASVSVNTAPKVPDFGGRLEHEILAQTKAHQTAPKTLKEIQAILARTDFSAQDAQSVYNQIFNVDSRSASVKEFLLLNTLPSVAVERGFALSEQHAALAVDFYRRTLLSNLQEGPAFADSVSLEELVSLSPKNPEFAKLDKWSRSMAAVTDLGFYGSAKDAALLLNVYAKTPAALKPVTEVIVGRALLNLQAYKELEEMAAMAAENGQLSSEFWKGLQSYSNQQGLSLSLPSVAAKLDANTSSQLKRILKPWSELNVRHLDFSAKATEDWVALNAGKGKVIAAPVQKEGLAKEAATDDVFTPSLDLNLAGLQAMNDLSVGASPVPTSAGETIIPSVPGDPSTGEGPGGIIARVNSRYANVSYTKPVSQALQYGLEKAERKYIQEYGKTPVLEDKAFQKLWVESVKPELEKLAASNRKLTAKVQNDVIATLEASFDPEHVIAPIEKVSVFKKISQYFHNRADRAAAARANRAAQEASITGLEVSYPASLESAPGTFIPQDYEVKFVFDSEATKRAFLNVGKLDSETFVIDSNGSLLLRAPSGAVRGLMGVQIEGGNAATKQVFRALSSHRLAPRFEAEIAKGEDAVMDLLTEVRVPLRTILPGSLLEANPELKQFLVAKDLESAQAAFRNTGKVMESANAVSAVLKDLAAKNPATDQIEFHLFTDKAGDWALKLTAFSEGLSSFGQAISAATKVFGNISSFLTNLPSSAGQFGPALAPFISGLQSKFGLKHTAYMGQALSAVGLGISAGSLAMGAMGMLPAMAAFIGMVGGILVNGIAGNGIIKQTNSPIAKAIANDPVSASSTVADLNSWASAGGIYCYLFLPIVGAVTTALFGTGVGLGTLAAMFGVAAVAPVVSSLLMKASKITNIRETLKEKNKDGSTKTFLQGVGANLKYAFTGTQKQELEQLINKKAAKKGVAPETIKPTAWMKAKSYLNQYLVQMAGRVGLYHFGGMVFNSGPGTVLKEVFAKPEQAMLASFLAVYLTVFAGRKLGAKAMGRGLITDKALIGLSSLIAVGAGALSIIPGLDIYTRSGLWALAGLGFANLANQEQAMALNRPENADKKAAVSMIYVLARLTGMGTIIYGMLSDSIAALPGMTVAQGAIYGLALPVAATLLATLWNKSLITKDLKDQFRIWMTKKPKLLSYPILRSEVESALTKNPNLGTSLVMDDASQEVIKNLGDGLMSRYRVDLRTLEQTMISVNDKAALDLHRLDMARKLYSRLPENTRLATGNPLTYEQFRAEVEPLYNSIVKARATGASEESVNKLINDSLTGIMAKYPVGRADVRVIETRLMEKTRLDRVRIATMKYIYGKQLTKEAETEIAAQLKKVPADTDKQEVIDHVLEKYQAMAKARGVDFILPSNAVL
- a CDS encoding MFS transporter, with protein sequence MLRKFIDWFKPLPDAAEKITDPQEITKQYKRWRLRLFISAYIGYAMYYVTRQNLNPIAHVFKAETGITNDQFGLMVSISLIAYGIGKFVSGMLADKSNIRVFLAFGLMASSVINLFFGYLTSFFLLVLFWTLNQAFQSMGFPPISRIFAYWFSPKERASKWTLWASAHTVGISIAAIIAAAILKLMDVTPLIHWQYVFVLSGILGLITSFYILRSVTDTPASVGLPPVEEYTGCQQLVTKEANEGESYWTLLRKYVLTNKYIWILSVAFLCVYFVRYVTLSWAAIFLDTRELSKASIPLIFTLNPLVGALGGITAGILTSKVFGGRCTPSNVIYFVLLAISAYGFYLFAGPDHLFLTGFFIAALGFFVDGPQNLINVQISLLTTKESVAAACGFCGLFGYVGGFLAGSGASFILEHWGWAGVFNACIVSCVIGVLLVMTAWKKENRDISAAAK